One window of Pirellulales bacterium genomic DNA carries:
- a CDS encoding MBOAT family O-acyltransferase, whose product MLFHTWPFLVFMLVVLPVFSALRRTPLWIPWLLAASYFFYGWWNPYYLLLVIYSTALDYLLVTLMDRCPLDRCPPPPQQAGRLARFLRGPSDRLLKIAFAISLLLSASLAAAAAFGPPSLRPTLLASCALVGLMAAGAWLENRRVWLLISIVNNLALLLFFKYARFAVENLNQVLIWLHSSFQFADPSTLMPHGWEYILPVGISFFTFQSMSYTIDFYLGKIPRERNFLRFATFVCFFPQLMAGPIERAKQMLPQFQRAPAFRLEDLTDGASLFLVGLFKKVALANYLALLVDRVYDNPANFGATQLVLATVAFAWQIFFDFSGYTDMARGIARMLGFHLVLNFNNPYLASGLAEFWQRWHISLSTWFRDYVYIPLGGNRSGAAITYRNLLIVFLVSGIWHGSAWTFAIWGLLHAAGIMLTRELERSPFYRQRVPLLVKQAWVFLYVCFAWIFFRASSLSDATLIVRRIFGSAWASPQIPALMVAMIALVWLYQWLYESRVRNLLAYSPVRVALAASMLLYLGLCSTGGQAFIYFQF is encoded by the coding sequence ATGCTGTTTCACACCTGGCCATTCCTGGTATTCATGCTGGTCGTGCTGCCGGTGTTTTCCGCACTGCGCCGAACGCCGCTTTGGATCCCCTGGCTGCTGGCCGCCTCATATTTCTTCTACGGCTGGTGGAATCCCTACTACCTGCTGCTGGTGATCTATTCGACGGCGCTCGATTATCTGCTGGTGACTTTGATGGACCGCTGTCCGCTGGACCGCTGTCCGCCGCCGCCACAACAAGCAGGGCGGCTCGCTCGATTTCTTCGGGGACCAAGCGACCGGCTGCTGAAGATCGCGTTTGCCATTTCGCTCCTGCTCAGCGCATCGCTGGCGGCCGCCGCCGCATTCGGGCCGCCGTCGCTACGGCCGACGCTGCTCGCATCGTGTGCGCTGGTGGGTCTGATGGCGGCCGGAGCATGGCTCGAAAACCGCCGCGTTTGGCTGCTGATCAGCATTGTCAACAACTTGGCGCTACTGCTGTTTTTCAAATACGCCCGATTCGCGGTCGAGAATCTGAACCAAGTGCTGATCTGGTTGCACAGTTCATTTCAATTCGCCGATCCGTCGACGTTGATGCCGCATGGCTGGGAATACATATTGCCGGTCGGCATCTCGTTCTTCACGTTTCAATCGATGAGCTACACGATCGACTTCTACCTGGGAAAAATTCCCCGCGAGCGCAATTTCCTCCGCTTCGCGACATTCGTGTGCTTCTTTCCGCAACTGATGGCCGGCCCCATCGAGCGCGCCAAGCAGATGTTGCCGCAGTTTCAGCGGGCGCCGGCGTTTCGGCTCGAAGACCTGACCGACGGGGCTTCGCTGTTTCTCGTCGGGCTGTTCAAGAAAGTCGCGCTGGCAAATTACTTGGCCCTGTTGGTCGACCGGGTGTACGACAATCCGGCAAACTTCGGCGCGACGCAGTTGGTTCTCGCGACGGTGGCCTTTGCTTGGCAAATCTTCTTCGATTTCAGCGGCTACACCGACATGGCCCGTGGCATCGCCCGAATGCTCGGCTTCCATCTGGTGCTGAATTTCAATAATCCTTATCTTGCGTCGGGCCTCGCCGAGTTTTGGCAGCGCTGGCATATCAGCCTTTCCACGTGGTTCCGCGACTACGTTTACATCCCGCTCGGTGGAAATCGGAGCGGAGCGGCAATCACGTACCGCAACCTGCTGATTGTGTTCCTCGTGTCGGGCATTTGGCACGGCTCGGCATGGACATTCGCCATTTGGGGCTTGCTCCATGCGGCGGGAATCATGCTGACTCGCGAATTGGAGCGGTCGCCCTTCTACCGCCAAAGAGTTCCGCTGCTGGTCAAGCAAGCGTGGGTGTTTTTGTACGTGTGTTTCGCGTGGATCTTCTTTCGGGCGTCGTCGCTCTCCGATGCAACGCTCATCGTGCGGCGGATTTTCGGCAGCGCGTGGGCCAGCCCGCAGATCCCGGCCCTGATGGTCGCCATGATCGCGCTGGTGTGGCTCTATCAATGGCTTTATGAATCGCGGGTGCGCAACCTGCTGGCCTATTCGCCCGTTCGCGTGGCGCTGGCGGCGAGCATGTTGCTGTACCTCGGGCTTTGCTCCACGGGCGGCCAGGCATTCATCTACTTTCAGTTTTGA
- a CDS encoding SUMF1/EgtB/PvdO family nonheme iron enzyme: MSLNRRRVRQCVYVFWLFRPCATGLAAALLEKPAVAPKMPKGAAYVAAVFVALLGGCQQRAGSGGSASAGDGRPVVTKAGIEMVSLPGGEFTMGTSDGNDDEAPPHQVAVSPFLIDKYEVTHEMFAAVQLPDPSHWQEDPRGPVERVRWREAKAYCNERSRLEGLTPCYNEKTPEWNCDDSANGYRLPTEAEWEYAARAGSRAPFDFGSPDKLRQFAWYADNSDRKTHPVGQKRPNAWGLYDMDGNVSEWCEDVYDPNYYKTSPHLDPKGPPDPGKDVKRVMRGGNWKSGPEACRVTYRQGERTGNTDACFATDYCGFRCVRRASATELAELAAAAK, translated from the coding sequence ATGAGCCTGAACCGCAGGCGGGTCCGACAATGCGTGTATGTTTTTTGGCTCTTTCGGCCGTGTGCAACCGGCTTGGCCGCGGCACTGCTGGAGAAGCCGGCAGTGGCGCCCAAAATGCCGAAAGGCGCTGCGTATGTAGCGGCGGTGTTCGTTGCGCTGCTTGGCGGTTGTCAGCAGCGGGCGGGCAGCGGCGGATCCGCGTCGGCCGGCGACGGTCGGCCCGTGGTTACGAAGGCGGGAATCGAGATGGTGTCTTTGCCGGGCGGAGAATTCACGATGGGCACGAGCGACGGCAACGACGATGAAGCTCCGCCGCATCAAGTTGCCGTCAGCCCATTTCTGATCGACAAATATGAAGTGACGCACGAAATGTTCGCCGCCGTCCAATTGCCCGACCCTTCGCATTGGCAGGAGGACCCCCGGGGCCCCGTCGAGCGAGTGCGCTGGCGCGAGGCCAAGGCATATTGCAACGAGCGCTCGCGATTGGAAGGGCTCACGCCTTGCTACAACGAAAAAACGCCGGAGTGGAATTGCGACGACTCGGCCAATGGCTATCGTCTGCCGACCGAAGCCGAATGGGAATATGCGGCTCGGGCCGGCTCGCGAGCGCCGTTCGATTTCGGTTCGCCGGATAAACTCCGCCAATTCGCCTGGTATGCCGACAACAGCGATCGCAAAACGCACCCGGTCGGCCAGAAACGGCCCAACGCTTGGGGCCTTTACGACATGGATGGCAATGTGTCGGAATGGTGCGAGGATGTTTACGATCCGAACTACTACAAAACCAGTCCGCATCTCGATCCCAAGGGGCCGCCCGATCCAGGCAAGGACGTGAAGCGCGTGATGCGCGGCGGCAATTGGAAATCGGGCCCGGAAGCCTGCCGTGTCACGTATCGGCAAGGCGAGCGCACCGGCAATACCGACGCCTGTTTTGCCACCGACTATTGCGGCTTTCGTTGCGTGCGGCGGGCAAGCGCGACGGAACTGGCCGAACTCGCGGCAGCGGCGAAGTAA
- a CDS encoding glycoside hydrolase family 2 TIM barrel-domain containing protein, with protein MRRLTMQLIATLFWLSAATARADDWKPAAAPLMTRWAKDVSPQNALPEYPRPQMVRKDWLSLNGLWDIKLVDDANVEAADTKILVPFPIESALSGVMKHSDHMTYRRSFDVPAAWHGRHVLLHFGAVDWEATVLLNGMKLGTHRGGYDGFSFDITAALKPAGPQEIIVEVFDPTDKGSQPRGKQVIHPGGIMYTPTSGIWQTVWLEPVAEKHIVSLGLVPDVDGGALDLTLGMSVPEDLTVEAIASDRGKQVSRVTGPSGTKLKLAVPNAKLWTPDSPHLYDLRISLKSGGQTVDEVTSYFGMRKIAIGKDQRGVARMMLNGKFVFQVGPLDQGFWPDGIYTAPTDEALRWDIEMMKKLGFNCARKHVKVEPDRWYYWCDKLGLLVWQDMPAGDNKTPDSKKQFEVELRRLIAGRRDHPAIIMWVVFNEGWGQHDTEHLVNLVKELDPSRLVDNASGWTDKHCGDVVDMHNYPGPGSPKPEENRAAVLGEFGGLGLPVDGHTWSKKTWGYKGTQNIDDLTRGYEKLLTKAWALKDDPGLSACIYTQLTDVETECNGLLTYDREINKVIPDRAAAVDSGHLLRLR; from the coding sequence ATGCGACGTCTGACCATGCAGCTAATTGCAACACTCTTTTGGTTGTCGGCGGCGACTGCTCGGGCCGACGACTGGAAGCCTGCCGCTGCGCCGCTCATGACGCGCTGGGCCAAGGATGTGTCGCCGCAAAACGCCCTGCCCGAATATCCTCGTCCGCAAATGGTTCGAAAGGATTGGCTGAGCTTGAACGGCCTGTGGGATATCAAGTTGGTCGACGACGCGAACGTCGAAGCAGCCGACACCAAGATTCTCGTTCCGTTTCCGATCGAATCGGCTCTGTCGGGCGTGATGAAGCATAGCGACCACATGACGTATCGCCGCAGCTTCGACGTGCCGGCGGCCTGGCATGGCCGGCATGTGCTGTTGCATTTCGGCGCGGTGGATTGGGAAGCGACCGTATTGCTCAACGGCATGAAGCTCGGCACGCACCGCGGCGGCTACGACGGGTTTTCGTTCGACATCACGGCCGCGCTCAAGCCGGCCGGTCCGCAGGAGATTATCGTCGAAGTGTTCGACCCGACCGACAAAGGAAGCCAGCCGCGCGGCAAACAGGTAATTCATCCGGGCGGAATCATGTACACGCCCACTTCCGGCATTTGGCAAACCGTATGGCTCGAGCCAGTCGCGGAAAAACACATTGTATCGCTCGGCCTCGTGCCCGACGTCGACGGCGGCGCGCTTGATTTGACGCTGGGGATGAGCGTACCCGAGGATCTCACGGTCGAGGCCATCGCGAGCGACAGAGGCAAGCAAGTTAGCCGAGTCACCGGCCCGAGCGGCACAAAGCTCAAGCTAGCGGTTCCCAATGCGAAGCTGTGGACGCCCGACTCGCCGCATTTATACGACCTGCGCATTTCGCTGAAATCGGGCGGGCAGACGGTCGACGAAGTGACCAGTTATTTCGGCATGCGCAAGATCGCGATCGGCAAAGACCAGCGGGGCGTCGCGCGGATGATGCTCAACGGCAAGTTCGTATTTCAGGTCGGCCCGCTGGACCAAGGTTTTTGGCCCGACGGAATCTACACCGCGCCGACCGACGAGGCCTTGCGCTGGGACATCGAAATGATGAAAAAACTCGGCTTTAACTGCGCCCGAAAGCACGTCAAAGTCGAGCCGGATCGCTGGTATTACTGGTGCGACAAGCTGGGACTATTGGTCTGGCAAGACATGCCCGCGGGCGACAACAAAACCCCCGATTCGAAAAAGCAATTCGAAGTCGAGCTTCGGCGCTTGATCGCAGGACGCCGCGATCATCCGGCAATCATTATGTGGGTCGTTTTCAACGAGGGTTGGGGCCAGCACGACACCGAACACCTGGTCAATCTGGTGAAGGAACTCGATCCGAGCCGCTTGGTCGATAATGCCAGCGGCTGGACCGACAAGCACTGTGGCGACGTCGTGGATATGCACAATTATCCCGGCCCGGGTTCGCCGAAGCCGGAAGAAAATCGCGCCGCCGTGCTCGGCGAGTTCGGTGGTCTCGGGCTTCCCGTCGACGGCCACACCTGGAGCAAGAAAACGTGGGGCTATAAAGGCACCCAAAATATCGACGACCTGACGCGCGGCTACGAAAAGCTGCTCACCAAGGCGTGGGCCCTGAAAGACGATCCCGGCCTGTCGGCTTGCATCTACACCCAGTTGACCGACGTCGAAACCGAGTGCAATGGTCTGCTGACCTACGATCGGGAGATCAACAAAGTGATTCCGGATCGCGCGGCCGCGGTGGATTCCGGCCACTTACTCCGGCTCCGGTGA